The following is a genomic window from Geoalkalibacter halelectricus.
TGCCCCCATACCTGAGAGCCAATCAGCAGCGCCGCACAAACAGCCAATATCGACAACGTGTGTTTCATTCCAGGCATCCTCCTGAAAAATCCTTGTAAGGATTCAACTACTGGGTTGGCGAATGCCGTGTCCAAAGAGTTTAGTCGGTGCCGCCGAAGCTGCCGAGGCTGCCAAGGACCATTTCCTAACACGGCTGAATTTATACAAAGTTTGGACATTCTACCCGACCGCAGCGTAATTTACACCCCAGCGGCAAAGAAAACCGCCCGGCCGTAGGCTGCATTCTGCAAAAATAATCCGCGTACAGCGGTCTTTTACTGCATGCAAATACATTCAGAATCCCCGCTTCTGCTTGCGCACGCGGTACAGGCGCTCGGTAAAGCCGCCTTTGCTTTCAAACTCCTCGGCGAGCCGCGCAACCTGGCGGTCGAGAAGAGCGCAGGCCACGGCGAGCAAAACCAGAACGGCGTTGGCGGCAATCCCAGGGTAGATCTTGGTGGTCAAGGTGGACTTAGTGGACGCCGGGGACAGAGTATCGTCAACCTCGCTTTGTCCACCCTGTCCCCAATGTCCACCAAGTCCACCTGCAACTTCCCGCTTGCCCACTTCCGCCACCCAGCGCGCCACATCGTCGGCACTCTGACAGCGGCGGTCCACCAGCTCCTGCCGCAGCGGGTTCTCCCGCTGCCATTGCGCCAGGCCGCGCTGGCGCAGAAAATCCTCGTAGTCGAGCTTCAACTCTTCCAAGCTGGCGCGGGCCACCTGGGTCAGTTTCAGTTCAGTCTTCTTGGATGTCGCCGAGGTTTGTGAGCCTTCGGCGATATTCTGCACCCCCGACCGCGCCGCCTGTACCATCTGGTCGCGGGTGCGGCTGAAGCGATCAATGTAGGCCTCGACAAAACGCACCGTCACGTCGTACACCAATTGCGCAACCTGAAAGCTCTTCAGTTTGCGGTAGCCGCCGTGCAGCGGAATCAAGGGTTCGCTGCCGCTCATGCCCTGGGCACCAGCGCATCATCAATTAACCGGCCGATGCCGCGCATCTCGTAGATCTCGGTTTTGCCGTTCTTGATTTCGATCTTGGTACCGGGTGGCAGCTTGTCGGCGGCGTTCCAGAGTTTCTTTTCGAGTTCTTGCAGGAATTTTTGCTCGGACATGAACGCTCCGCTCGTCGTTGGATTTTTCGTGATGGCCGCTCCACCCAACCCCAGGGCGTGCAACGCCAACGAATTAACCTAACAA
Proteins encoded in this region:
- a CDS encoding four helix bundle suffix domain-containing protein produces the protein MSGSEPLIPLHGGYRKLKSFQVAQLVYDVTVRFVEAYIDRFSRTRDQMVQAARSGVQNIAEGSQTSATSKKTELKLTQVARASLEELKLDYEDFLRQRGLAQWQRENPLRQELVDRRCQSADDVARWVAEVGKREVAGGLGGHWGQGGQSEVDDTLSPASTKSTLTTKIYPGIAANAVLVLLAVACALLDRQVARLAEEFESKGGFTERLYRVRKQKRGF